A genome region from Triticum aestivum cultivar Chinese Spring chromosome 2B, IWGSC CS RefSeq v2.1, whole genome shotgun sequence includes the following:
- the LOC123040849 gene encoding hydroquinone glucosyltransferase-like, which yields MESLSSVGSVAAAPPAERLAERPHVVLLASPGAGHLIPLAELARRLVELHGFAATVVTFTNFSAPELLACLPASVATAALPAVQIDDLPATARNGGVLVELSRRSLPNIRALVRSISNSSTAPLAALVPDFFCSSALPIAVELGVPGYLFVPSSLAYVAFTRHIVELNQGAAPGEYRDLVVPLELPGGVSLCGADLPDPEHQLYPQLVEWGRSYCLADGVLVNTFYEMEPATVEAFKQLAVPEQGSCAFFFPPVFPVGPFVRQTDRHEPTAGALSPCLEWLDRQPAGSVVYVAFGSGGALSVEQTAELAAGLEASGQRFLWVVRMPSTDVGRCGAGGDDPLAWLPEGFLARTSGRGLAVAAWAPQVRVLAHPATAAFVSHCGWNSTLESVGCGVPMLAWPLYAEQRMNAVLLEEKLGMALRVPPAREDGRCLVTRHEIAKAVKELVEGGQKVRRRVEDLQKAAARAWLPEGPSRRALEQVAVKWKAALGTAK from the coding sequence ATGGAGTCGTTGAGCAGCGTGGGCTCCGTGGCCGCAGCGCCACCTGCAGAGCGGCTGGCGGAGCGCCCGCACGTCGTACTTCTGGCTAGCCCCGGCGCCGGCCACCTCATCCCCCTGGCCGAGCTGGCGCGGCGGCTCGTCGAGCTCCATGGCTTCGCGGCCACGGTTGTCACGTTCACCAACTTCTCCGCCCCAGAACTACTTGCTTGCCTCCCCGCCTCCGTCGCCACCGCCGCGCTCCCCGCCGTTCAGATCGACGACCTCCCCGCCACCGCCCGCAACGGCGGCGTGCTCGTGGAGCTCAGCCGCCGCTCCCTCCCCAATATCCGCGCCCTCGTCCGCTCCATCAGCAACTCCAGTACAGCCCCGCTCGCCGCGCTGGTGCCGGACTTCTTCTGCTCCAGTGCGCTGCCCATCGCCGTCGAGCTCGGCGTCCCGGGATACCTCTTCGTCCCTAGCAGCCTGGCCTATGTCGCCTTCACACGCCACATCGTTGAGCTCAACCAAGGCGCCGCTCCCGGCGAATACCGCGATCTTGTGGTGCCTCTCGAGCTTCCCGGCGGCGTCTCGCTATGCGGCGCGGACCTCCCGGACCCGGAGCACCAGCTTTACCCGCAACTTGTCGAGTGGGGCCGGAGCTACTGCCTCGCCGATGGCGTGCTGGTGAACACGTTCTACGAGATGGAACCTGCTACCGTGGAAGCGTTCAAGCAGCTGGCGGTGCCGGAACAAGGTTCATGCGCGTTCTTCTTCCCGCCGGTGTTCCCCGTGGGGCCATTCGTCAGGCAGACAGACCGCCACGAACCCACCGCCGGTGCGTTGTCGCCGTGCTTGGAGTGGCTTGATCGTCAGCCGGCCGGTTCTGTGGTGTACGTCGCCTTCGGGAGCGGCGGAGCACTTTCTGTGGAGCAGACGGCCGAGCTCGCGGCTGGTCTCGAGGCGAGCGGCCAAAGGTTTCTTTGGGTCGTGCGGATGCCAAGCACCGACGTCGGCCGTTGCGGTGCCGGCGGCGACGATCCGTTGGCGTGGCTCCCCGAGGGCTTCTTGGCGAGGACAAGTGGGAGGGGCCTAGCCGTGGCGGCGTGGGCGCCTCAGGTGCGCGTGCTGGCTCACCCTGCGACGGCCGCCTTCGTGTcgcactgcgggtggaactcgACGCTGGAGAGCGTGGGCTGCGGCGTGCCCATGCTCGCGTGGCCGCTGTACGCGGAGCAGAGGATGAACGCCGTTCTCCTGGAAGAGAAGCTCGGGATGGCGCTGCGGGTGCCGCCAGCACGAGAGGACGGCCGATGCTTGGTGACGCGCCACGAGATCGCCAAAGCTGTGAAGGAGCTCGTGGAGGGCGGTCAGAAGGTGCGCCGCCGGGTCGAGGACCTGCAGAAAGCGGCAGCACGTGCGTGGTTGCCGGAGGGGCCGTCGCGCCGGGCGCTCGAGCAGGTCGCCGTAAAGTGGAAGGCGGCGCTCGGCACCGCGAAGTAA
- the LOC123043942 gene encoding E3 ubiquitin-protein ligase SP1, translating to MLVPWGGVGCCLSAAALYLLGRSSGRDAEVLRSVARTGSLKDLAAILDTASKVLPLVVAVSGRVSSDTPLICQQSGMRGVIVEETAEQHFLKHNDAGSWIQDSAVMLSVSKEVPWYLDDGTGRVYVVGARSAAGLILTVASEVFEESGRTLVRGTLDYLQGLKMLGVKRTERVLPTGTSLTVVGEAIKDDVGTIRIQRPHKGPFYASPKSIDQLILNLGKWAKLYQLASMGFAAFGVFLLAKRALDHFLQRKRQREFHKKARAAAAQRQARDAEGGNGTSDGEPKKDQLVLEICVICLEQEYNAVFVPCGHMCCCMNCSSHVTNCPLCRRRIDQAVRTFRH from the exons ATGTTGGTCCCGTGGGGCGGGGTCGGgtgctgcctcagcgccgcggcgcTCTATCTCCTCGGGAGGAGCAGCGGGAG GGACGCGGAGGTGCTGCGATCAGTGGCGAGGACAGGCAGCCTGAAGGATTTGG CTGCTATCTTGGACACTGCAAGTAAAGTCCTGCCACTTGTAGTGGCAGTTTCTGGGCGAGTTAGTTCAGATACACCACTTATATGCCAGCAAAGTGGTATGAGAGGTGTAATAGTCGAGGAAACG GCAGAGCAACACTTCCTGAAGCACAATGATGCTGGATCCTGGATTCAAGATTCTGCTGTGATGCTTTCTGTTAGCAAAGAGGTTCCATGGTACCTG GATGATGGCACTGGGCGTGTCTATGTTGTTGGCGCTCGTTCTGCGGCAGGGTTAATTTTAACTGTTGCCAGTGAGGTTTTTGAGGAGTCAGGGCGAACCCTTGTACGTGGAACTCTAGATTATTTACAAGGACTGAAG ATGCTCGGAGTAAAGCGAACTGAAAGGGTTCTTCCAACTGGAACTTCATTGACTGTTGTTGGTGAG GCCATTAAAGATGATGTTGGAACTATTCGGATTCAGCGGCCACACAAAGGACCATTTTATGCATCTCCAAAAAGCATCGATCAACTTATCTTGAATCTCGGGAAATGGGCCAA GTTATACCAACTTGCTTCCATGGGCTTTGCAGCTTTTGGTGTATTTCTTCTTGCGAAGCGTGCACTTGATCATTTTCTACAAAGAAAGCGCCAGCGTGAATTTCACAAGAA GGCTCGTGCTGCTGCAGCACAAAGGCAGGCTAGGGACGCTGAAG GGGGCAATGGCACATCAGACGGAGAGCCTAAGAAGGATCAATTGGTATTAGAAATATGTGTCATATGCCTTGAACAGGAGTATAATGCAGTTTTTGTGCC GTGTGGCCACATGTGCTGCTGTATGAACTGCTCTTCTCACGTAACAAACTGTCCACTCTGCCGACGAAGAATTGACCAAGCTGTCAGAACATTCCGTCACTGA
- the LOC123043941 gene encoding uncharacterized protein, whose protein sequence is MDQSEGSAKVVRGRGRNKRKWTMDEDEELVRALCEVSTDARFRAEGGGFKNCYTQGIESLLAQRLPGRGIKANPHVDSRLKVLKRKFHAIKEMLASPGFSWDGSRKVVRCEKQRYDEYCKDNPRARGMYGVPFPHFDVFDAVYGKDRAAREVVEVSEEATADMENGNTSEAGDDEGEEDGVSDGPSGRPLDATSSYEKRKNCKYGGKRKRAESNCLSSDTLKDVRGHYQRASQHVDTMAEAMELFKDVHRHFQSVVQHVGAMAAAMEAFKGAYDQFQSVVQNASTATTALEQFKDAHDQFRSITQNGSATEAAIEPHADLRERLSPEVPQQDARVRAIAEMQKLGFTGSEVVSAASVFAKEPDQMGMFLALPEIYRREYILKMLNGVQSRHF, encoded by the exons ATGGATCAGAGCGAGGGCTCCGCCAAGGTTGTGCGGGGCAGAGGCAGGAACAAGAGGAAGTGGACAATGGACGAGGACGAGGAGCTGGTCAGGGCCCTCTGCGAGGTGTCCACCGACGCCAGGTTCAGGGCCGAAGGAGGGGGCTTCAAGAACTGCTACACCCAGGGGATAGAGAGCCTGCTCGCGCAGCGGCTGCCCGGCCGCGGCATCAAGGCCAACCCGCACGTCGACTCCCGGCTCAAGGTGCTCAAGCGCAAGTTCCACGCGATCAAGGAGATGCTCGCGTCGCCGGGGTTCTCCTGGGACGGCTCCAGGAAGGTCGTCCGGTGCGAGAAGCAGCGATACGATGAGTACTGCAAA GATAATCCTAGAGCTAGGGGGATGTATGGTGTTCCATTTCCGCATTTCGATGTGTTTGATGCGGTGTATGGCAAGGATAGAGCCGCTAGAGAAGTGGTGGAAGTGTCCGAGGAGGCGACCGCCGACATGGAGAATGGGAATACGAGTGAGGCCGGAGATGATGAAGGGGAGGAAGATGGGGTGTCCGATGGACCGTCCGGCCGACCCTTGGACGCTACGTCGAGCTATGAGAAACGGAAGAATTGTAAGTATGGCGGTAAGAGGAAGAGGGCTGAATCGAATTGCCTGTCTTCGGACACGTTGAAGGATGTGCGTGGTCACTATCAGCGCGCCAGCCAGCATGTCGACACGATGGCGGAAGCGATGGAGCTGTTCAAGGATGTACATCGTCACTTTCAGAGCGTTGTTCAGCATGTCGGCGCAATGGCAGCGGCAATGGAGGCGTTCAAGGGCGCATATGATCAATTCCAGAGCGTTGTTCAGAATGCGAGCACCGCCACAACAGCCTTGGAGCAGTTCAAGGATGCACATGATCAGTTTCGAAGTATCACCCAGAATGGCAGCGCGACTGAAGCAGCTATTGAGCCTCATGCTGATCTGCGAGAAAGGTTGTCGCCTGAGGTGCCCCAACAGGATGCCAGAGTAAGGGCCATTGCCGAGATGCAAAAGCTTGGGTTTACCGGGAGCGAGGTGGTCAGCGCTGCAAGTGTTTTCGCAAAGGAACCCGACCAGATGGGCATGTTTTTGGCACTCCCTGAAATCTACAGGAGGGAGTACATACTCAAGATGCTCAATG GTGTGCAATCTCGCCATTTTTAG
- the LOC123043943 gene encoding uncharacterized protein — protein MTLEEAPFYPREKLVQKQQYFQKLSKHIHLKGRYDVVTSVAIPLALAGASLFMIGRGIYNMSNGIGKKE, from the exons ATGACGCTAGAAGAAGCACCATTTTACCCACGCGAGAAGCTCGTTCAGAAGCAGCAGTATTTCCAGAAGCTGAGCAAGCATATCCACCTTAAAGGCCGTTACGATGTGGTCACCTCTGTTGCCATTCCCCTTGCGCTTGCTGGCGCCAGCTTGTTCATGATT GGTCGTGGGATCTACAACATGTCTAACGGGATCGGGAAAAAGGAGTGA
- the LOC123043940 gene encoding DEAD-box ATP-dependent RNA helicase 57: protein MEEKPSLSSALFAGTRFDRKRFAGDIARFRTGAQPAPAAPDVAPPAPEKKRKRKSKANAKKISKKKKKRADGAASASDVVEGFSVFKGAEAKEVVEESVEVVVREDEDSAVVRRRKEAEREIERAAILRKRYDIHISGHNVPAPLESFEELVSRYDCDSYLVGNLSKLGFQEPTPIQRQAISILLSGRECFACAPTGSGKTLAFLLPMLMKIKPGSKGGVKAVILCPTRELAAQTTRECKKLAKGRKFGVKLMTKDLSQDGNFKDMHCDILVSTPLRLDHAIRKRDLDLSRVEYLVLDESDKLFELGFVEVIDSIVKSCSNPSIIRSLFSATLPETIEALARTIMHDAVRIIVGRKNSASSMIKQKLIFAGTERGKLIALRQSFAESLNPPVLVFVQSKERAKELYRELVYDDIRVDVIHGDLTEEQRQDAVDNLRAGKSWVLIATEVLARGMDFKGVNCVINYDFPESASAYIHRIGRSGRAGRSGEAITFFTEEDKPFLRNIANVLVSSGCEVPSWMVALPKLKSRKHRVDRDRISFLTDED from the exons ATGGAGGAGAAGCCGAGCCTCTCGTCGGCGCTGTTCGCCGGCACCCGCTTCGACCGCAAGCGCTTCGCGGGGGACATCGCGCGGTTCCGGACGGGCGCGCAGCCCGCCCCCGCGGCCCCCGACGTGGCGCCGCCGGCCCCGGAGAAGAAGCGGAAGCGCAAGAGCAAGGCCAACGCGAAGAAGatcagcaagaagaagaagaagcgcgccGACGGGGCCGCCTCCGCGTCCG ATGTTGTGGAGGGGTTCAGCGTGTTCAAGGGGGCGGAGGcgaaggaggtggtggaggagtctGTGGAGGTGGTGGTCAGGGAGGACGAGGACTCGGCCGTCGTGAGGCGGCGGAAGGAGGCCGAGAGGGAAATCGAG AGAGCTGCCATCCTCAGGAAGAGGTATGACATCCACATTTCGGGACATAATGTTCCAGCACCACTGGAGAGCTTTGAAGAATTGGTTTCAAG GTATGACTGTGATTCATATTTGGTTGGGAACTTGTCAAAACTTGGGTTTCAAGAACCTACACCTATCCAGAGGCAGGCCATTTCTATCCTTCTTTCA GGCAGGGAGTGCTTTGCTTGTGCACCTACAGGCTCTGGCAAGACACTGGCATTCTTGCTCCCGATGCTTATGAAAATCAAG CCAGGGTCTAAAGGAGGCGTTAAGGCTGTTATTCTTTGCCCAACAAGGGAATTGGCAGCACAAACTACGAGAGAGTGCAAGAAGTTGGCAAAAGGGAGGAAGTTTGGTGTCAAACTAATGACCAAAGATCTATCACAAGATGGTAATTTCAAGGATATGCACTGCGACATCCTTGTATCAACCCCGCTTCGTTTGGACCATGCTATACGAAAGAGAGATCTTGACTTAAGTAG GGTGGAGTACCTTGTGTTGGATGAATCTGATAAACTTTTTGAGCTTGGATTTGTCGAAGTGATTGATTCAATTGTCAAATCATGCTCAAACCCTTCAATAATTCGTTCTTTGTTTAGTGCCACATTGCCTGAAACAATAGAGGCTCTTGCACGTACAATAATGCATGATGCTGTTCGGATCATTGTGGGACGAAA GAATTCAGCTTCCTCAATGATCAAGCAAAAgttgatttttgctggaaccgagAGGGGGAAGCTGATAGCTCTTCGCCAAAGCTTTGCAGAA TCCCTGAATCCACCGGTATTGGTCTTTGTTCAAAGCAAAGAGAGGGCAAAAGAGCTCTACAGAGAGCTGGTATATGACGACATTAGAGTTGATGTAATCCATGGAGACCTTACTGAAGAGCAG CGTCAAGATGCTGTTGACAACTTGAGAGCTGGAAAAAGCTGGGTGCTAATAGCAACAGAGGTTCTTGCGCGGGGAATGGATTTCAAAGGTGTCAACTGTGTAATCAACTATGATTTCCCTGAGTCCGCGTCTGCCTACATTCACAGAATAG GACGGTCTGGAAGAGCAGGCAGGTCGGGGGAGGCGATCACGTTCTTCACGGAGGAGGACAAGCCGTTCCTGCGGAACATCGCCAACGTGCTGGTATCTTCGGGCTGCGAGGTCCCTTCCTGGATGGTGGCGTTGCCCAAGCTCAAGAGCAGGAAGCACAGGGTGGACAGGGACCGCATCTCCTTTTTAACCGACGAAGATTGA